A region of Mycolicibacterium brumae DNA encodes the following proteins:
- a CDS encoding MlaE family ABC transporter permease encodes MLKPVKNRLVTTPVESTKTVGRAIFMFAAVIKNIVRDIATLRFPLGETIHQCWALYKVTAMPALLMAIPFGGMVAVQSSGLINQIGAASIVGAASGVGVVRQGAPLTAGLLMGGAAASAIASDLGARAIREELDAYRVMGVDPVRALVVPRFVALILLAPVLMAVILASAVIASFILAVTVSDVTSGSFWASFGAFAKMVDVWFAVGKAVVFAGIVGIVSSLKGVEAKGGPRGVADAVNAAVVLNVVGIVIANLIITQIQTMFFPMAVA; translated from the coding sequence ATGCTGAAGCCGGTCAAGAACCGACTGGTCACCACACCCGTCGAAAGCACCAAGACCGTCGGCCGCGCCATCTTCATGTTCGCCGCGGTCATCAAGAACATCGTCAGAGACATCGCCACCCTGCGGTTCCCGCTGGGGGAGACCATCCACCAGTGCTGGGCGCTCTACAAGGTCACCGCCATGCCCGCCCTGCTGATGGCCATCCCGTTCGGCGGCATGGTCGCCGTGCAGTCCTCCGGCCTGATCAACCAAATCGGCGCGGCCTCCATCGTCGGCGCGGCCAGCGGCGTCGGCGTCGTCCGCCAGGGCGCCCCGCTGACCGCCGGCCTGCTGATGGGCGGCGCCGCGGCCTCGGCCATCGCCTCCGACCTCGGCGCCCGGGCCATCCGCGAGGAACTCGACGCCTACCGCGTGATGGGCGTCGACCCGGTCCGAGCGCTGGTGGTGCCCCGCTTCGTCGCGCTCATCCTGCTGGCCCCGGTGTTGATGGCCGTCATCCTCGCCTCCGCGGTCATCGCCTCGTTCATCCTCGCCGTCACCGTCAGCGACGTCACCAGCGGCAGCTTCTGGGCCTCCTTCGGCGCGTTCGCCAAGATGGTCGACGTCTGGTTCGCCGTCGGCAAGGCCGTCGTCTTCGCCGGCATCGTCGGCATCGTCTCGTCGCTGAAAGGCGTTGAGGCCAAGGGTGGTCCGCGTGGGGTCGCCGACGCGGTGAATGCCGCCGTCGTGCTCAACGTGGTCGGCATCGTCATCGCCAACCTGATCATCACCCAGATCCAGACCATGTTCTTCCCGATGGCGGTGGCCTAG
- a CDS encoding MCE family protein: MRAPRTRAARTRAPRRRAATAALAAALALGVTSCGGSTPNAAQEYCAMMTDSVGLYLGNHVTQMGYPVGEVRRIEPGATDVKVVFTLEETRPVPAEVRAVTRSPSILADRSLELVGNYTEGPKLQPGQCIPLNRTSTPLSIAQVIGSANDFVNAINPDGSTNIADALAGIDAAMTDQGPRLNQLMSRSSALLDNPDQAIAQMGEITRNIAQLTSMLRDNRGDLKTMVEALPVISPNIVDTLAGAYEFDIPVADVITIVTDIETELGPEMQTALDAVSELLRIASPHYKGIANMLNPVPRWLSGINGEPPGATEGGFAKRANNHPFIVLPYRPPLFRIPTANGLLACGAMNSAAPGSCADIAGRPYAVDVALLQYVLTEAQRR; the protein is encoded by the coding sequence ATGCGCGCGCCCCGTACCCGCGCCGCCCGTACCAGGGCCCCCCGCCGCCGCGCCGCCACCGCCGCGCTGGCCGCCGCCCTCGCCCTCGGCGTCACCTCCTGCGGCGGCTCGACGCCGAACGCCGCGCAAGAGTACTGCGCGATGATGACCGACAGCGTCGGGCTCTACCTCGGCAACCACGTCACCCAGATGGGCTACCCGGTCGGGGAGGTGCGCCGCATCGAGCCGGGCGCCACCGACGTCAAGGTCGTCTTCACCCTCGAGGAGACCCGGCCGGTCCCCGCCGAGGTGCGTGCGGTCACCCGTTCGCCGTCGATCCTCGCCGACCGATCCCTGGAACTCGTCGGCAACTACACCGAGGGGCCCAAACTCCAGCCCGGGCAATGCATCCCGCTCAACCGGACCTCCACCCCGCTGAGCATCGCCCAGGTCATCGGCTCCGCCAACGACTTCGTCAACGCCATCAACCCGGACGGCTCCACCAATATCGCCGACGCGCTGGCCGGCATCGACGCCGCGATGACCGACCAGGGACCGCGGCTCAACCAGTTGATGAGCCGCTCCTCGGCGCTGCTGGACAACCCCGACCAGGCGATCGCCCAGATGGGGGAGATCACCCGCAATATCGCGCAGCTGACATCGATGCTCCGCGACAACCGCGGCGACCTGAAGACCATGGTCGAAGCGCTGCCGGTGATCTCACCCAACATCGTCGACACCCTGGCCGGCGCCTACGAATTCGACATTCCGGTCGCCGATGTCATCACCATCGTCACCGACATCGAAACCGAACTCGGCCCGGAGATGCAGACCGCGCTCGACGCCGTCAGCGAACTGCTGCGCATCGCCAGCCCGCACTACAAGGGCATCGCCAACATGCTCAACCCGGTGCCGCGCTGGCTCAGCGGCATCAACGGCGAACCGCCCGGCGCCACCGAAGGCGGATTCGCCAAGCGCGCCAACAACCATCCGTTCATCGTGCTGCCCTACCGGCCGCCGCTGTTCCGCATCCCCACCGCCAATGGGCTGCTGGCGTGCGGCGCGATGAACTCCGCCGCCCCGGGCAGCTGCGCGGACATCGCCGGTCGGCCCTACGCGGTGGATGTCGCACTGCTGCAGTACGTGTTGACGGAGGCGCAGCGACGATGA
- a CDS encoding ABC transporter permease yields the protein MIEDLPSSAKPSKYFDQFRFIERPAEAVGKQLHTIGGALLFVGQVLYYVPVTIKHYRREILARMVSLSFGRGSLVVDGGVISVLLILGVAIGASIAIEAWATLNLLGFGALSGIVGGLANVREMAPLVAGIAFASQAGCRMTAEIGAMRIAEEIDATEAMGLRALPYVVGTRFIGGLLIVIPGFALTLLVSFFVTNAMITEFYGAAQGTYQHYFVQFLSPTDLLYSTLKATVFCAAVTIIHCYYGYFASGGPVGVGVASGRAVRASLVAIMVLNFGLTVTLWGLQPTFVFTG from the coding sequence ATGATCGAGGACCTGCCGAGCTCCGCCAAGCCGTCGAAATACTTCGACCAGTTCCGCTTCATCGAACGCCCCGCCGAGGCCGTCGGGAAACAACTGCACACCATCGGCGGCGCGCTGCTGTTCGTCGGGCAGGTGCTGTACTACGTCCCGGTCACCATCAAGCACTACCGCCGCGAGATCCTGGCCCGGATGGTCAGCCTGTCCTTCGGGCGCGGCTCCCTGGTCGTCGACGGCGGCGTGATCAGCGTACTGCTGATCCTCGGCGTCGCGATCGGCGCGTCCATCGCCATCGAAGCGTGGGCGACGTTGAACCTGTTGGGATTCGGCGCGCTGTCGGGCATCGTCGGCGGGCTGGCCAATGTCCGCGAGATGGCCCCGCTGGTCGCCGGCATCGCGTTCGCCTCCCAGGCCGGCTGCCGGATGACCGCAGAGATCGGTGCCATGCGCATCGCCGAGGAGATCGACGCCACCGAGGCCATGGGACTGCGCGCGCTGCCCTACGTCGTCGGCACCCGGTTCATCGGCGGCCTGCTGATCGTCATCCCCGGCTTCGCGCTGACCCTGCTGGTCAGCTTCTTCGTCACCAACGCCATGATCACCGAGTTCTACGGCGCCGCCCAGGGCACCTACCAGCACTACTTCGTGCAGTTCCTGTCCCCGACGGACCTGCTGTACTCCACCTTGAAGGCCACCGTCTTCTGCGCGGCGGTCACCATCATCCATTGCTACTACGGCTATTTCGCCTCCGGCGGACCGGTCGGCGTCGGGGTGGCCTCGGGCCGCGCGGTCCGCGCCAGCCTCGTCGCCATCATGGTGCTCAATTTCGGTCTCACCGTCACGCTGTGGGGCCTGCAACCGACGTTCGTGTTCACGGGTTAG
- a CDS encoding DUF433 domain-containing protein, whose product MTTTDTSNDLRFGVPLYTLTDASRYLLVPRSTLETWARGYERHPTARPVHSGPPIITAFARSDTRGSAELPFVGIAEAYVLSAFRRAGVPMQRIRPSIDWLIKNVGPHALASRDLFTDGVEVLWQFAERQGPNSTDGKVVQHLIAPRLGQYVFKDIVQHYLQNIRFDMDEYASSIRLPQYGDAEVVLDPYRGFGHPIFSGSGVKVEDAVGRLRAGETIESVAEDFDIPEGDLRDALDILAV is encoded by the coding sequence ATGACGACCACGGACACCTCCAATGACCTGCGGTTCGGAGTCCCCCTCTACACGCTGACTGACGCTTCCCGCTACCTGCTGGTCCCGCGATCGACCCTGGAAACGTGGGCCCGGGGATACGAACGCCACCCAACTGCGAGGCCCGTCCACAGCGGTCCACCGATCATCACGGCGTTCGCCCGGTCAGACACGCGCGGTTCAGCCGAACTCCCGTTCGTTGGCATCGCAGAGGCGTACGTGCTCAGCGCGTTCCGCCGAGCAGGCGTCCCGATGCAACGAATTCGCCCATCCATCGACTGGCTGATCAAGAACGTGGGTCCCCATGCCCTAGCGTCGCGGGATCTGTTCACCGATGGCGTCGAGGTTCTCTGGCAGTTTGCCGAGCGTCAGGGTCCGAACAGCACCGACGGCAAGGTCGTGCAGCACCTGATTGCGCCGCGGCTGGGTCAGTACGTGTTCAAAGACATCGTCCAGCACTATCTGCAGAACATCAGATTCGACATGGATGAGTACGCCAGTTCGATTCGTCTGCCCCAGTACGGGGATGCCGAGGTCGTGCTAGACCCGTACCGCGGATTCGGCCATCCAATCTTCTCGGGAAGCGGCGTCAAGGTAGAGGATGCAGTCGGTCGCTTGAGGGCAGGCGAAACCATCGAATCGGTGGCGGAAGACTTCGACATCCCCGAAGGGGACCTTCGTGACGCCCTCGACATCCTCGCGGTCTGA
- a CDS encoding MlaD family protein — protein MQPVGRALREPLWWGVATIALASIIAVVVAWVYIAPPNRQQVTFFTDDAASIAAGDTVRVAGINVGTVKKVSLEPEQVRVDLTVDDDVFIGDQTQVEVRMLTVVGGYFVTLLPLGDRELGRQPIPVQRVTMPYSLIRTLSDATKITDNVSTRPVKESLDQLQSGLAGENSQILAKIIDAGDSVSQVLERQRGQLTSILSMSNEYISTMLDNRELIEYLITRIAILEQTLVLYGDGFAGSLVGLGKVVDKIFPLIPFYFEHRQDFINRVRGVLGEFQSLADRNGVTVRWLRGIRGAMQRTLDAQNAGTPPQLLATDLCFPVEGRIC, from the coding sequence ATGCAACCAGTAGGCCGCGCCCTGCGCGAACCGCTGTGGTGGGGCGTCGCCACCATCGCCCTGGCCTCGATCATCGCCGTGGTCGTCGCCTGGGTGTACATCGCGCCACCCAACCGCCAGCAGGTCACCTTCTTCACCGACGACGCCGCCTCCATCGCCGCCGGAGACACCGTTCGGGTGGCCGGCATCAACGTCGGAACCGTGAAGAAGGTGTCCCTGGAGCCCGAGCAGGTCCGCGTCGACCTCACCGTCGACGACGACGTGTTCATCGGCGATCAGACCCAGGTCGAAGTCCGGATGCTCACCGTGGTCGGCGGCTACTTCGTCACCCTGCTGCCGCTCGGCGACCGGGAACTGGGCCGCCAACCCATCCCGGTGCAGCGAGTCACCATGCCCTACAGCCTGATTCGCACCCTGTCGGACGCCACCAAGATCACCGACAACGTCTCCACCCGACCGGTCAAGGAATCCCTGGACCAGCTGCAGTCCGGGCTGGCGGGGGAGAACTCCCAGATCCTGGCCAAGATCATCGACGCCGGTGACAGCGTCAGCCAGGTCCTGGAACGCCAGCGCGGCCAGCTGACCAGCATCCTGTCGATGTCCAACGAGTACATCTCCACCATGCTCGACAACCGGGAACTCATCGAATACCTGATCACCCGGATCGCCATCCTGGAGCAGACACTGGTGCTCTACGGCGACGGGTTCGCCGGCTCGCTGGTCGGCCTCGGCAAGGTCGTCGACAAGATCTTCCCGCTCATCCCGTTCTACTTCGAGCACCGCCAAGACTTCATCAACCGGGTCCGCGGCGTGCTCGGCGAGTTCCAGTCCCTGGCCGACCGCAATGGCGTGACCGTCCGCTGGCTGCGCGGAATCCGCGGCGCCATGCAACGCACCCTGGACGCCCAGAACGCCGGCACCCCACCGCAATTGCTCGCCACCGACCTGTGCTTCCCGGTCGAGGGACGGATCTGCTGA
- a CDS encoding MlaD family protein — protein sequence MKKNIGALVKFAIAVVVSGLLLVVLSNVIRQPVDAETRTLTAEFTDVSGLHEGADVRVRGVRVGKVQSLELNRDGGQTVANVAFTMDKNYSVAPTSTVAVKFQALTGLRYLDVADAAAGDAPDQITAIPADMTIPSFDVTVLFNGLQPVLATLDPTEINTFTDNVATFLAGDGEGLGPMLDSIKRLTGLVSDREAVISTILGNLQVVANGVNGRSAELPKILTQVRIVVDSAMTVLDEFRKSAMYGPEFTSEVDRLLIGMGLDSGPWTEPGYVPGWDPEKAFDKAITNVYNEIDGMKRVPVVWENIPAPPVEGEPAPCSNGPAELPLPMDVLLNGRKVVICNQ from the coding sequence ATGAAGAAGAACATCGGCGCGCTGGTGAAGTTCGCCATCGCGGTGGTGGTCAGCGGGCTGCTGCTGGTGGTGCTGTCCAACGTCATCCGGCAACCCGTCGACGCCGAAACCCGGACCCTGACAGCCGAATTCACGGACGTCTCCGGCCTGCACGAAGGCGCCGACGTGCGCGTCCGCGGAGTTCGGGTCGGCAAGGTGCAGTCCCTGGAACTCAACCGGGACGGCGGGCAGACCGTCGCCAACGTCGCGTTCACCATGGACAAGAACTACAGCGTCGCGCCCACCAGCACGGTGGCGGTCAAATTCCAGGCGCTGACCGGACTGCGCTACCTCGACGTCGCCGACGCCGCAGCCGGCGACGCCCCGGACCAGATCACCGCCATCCCCGCCGATATGACCATCCCGTCCTTCGACGTCACTGTGCTGTTCAACGGGCTGCAGCCGGTGCTGGCCACCCTGGACCCCACCGAGATCAACACCTTCACCGACAACGTCGCGACCTTCCTCGCCGGCGACGGTGAGGGCCTGGGCCCGATGCTCGACAGCATCAAGCGGCTCACCGGCCTGGTCTCGGACCGGGAGGCCGTCATCTCCACGATCCTGGGCAACCTGCAGGTGGTCGCCAACGGCGTCAACGGCCGATCGGCCGAACTGCCGAAGATCCTCACCCAGGTGAGAATCGTGGTGGACTCGGCGATGACGGTGCTCGACGAGTTCCGCAAATCCGCAATGTACGGCCCGGAGTTCACCTCTGAGGTCGACCGGCTGCTCATTGGGATGGGCTTGGACAGTGGACCCTGGACCGAGCCCGGGTATGTGCCCGGTTGGGATCCCGAGAAAGCCTTCGACAAGGCGATCACCAATGTCTACAACGAGATCGACGGGATGAAGCGCGTTCCCGTGGTCTGGGAGAACATCCCGGCGCCGCCGGTCGAGGGCGAGCCGGCCCCCTGCTCCAACGGCCCCGCCGAACTCCCGCTGCCGATGGACGTGCTGCTCAACGGACGCAAGGTGGTCATATGCAACCAGTAG
- a CDS encoding MlaD family protein produces the protein MTTLLRVSEKRQDRIFTAIGAGFVAVVGVAALVYTIVLSPSGKPAKDTIAVAIETPFVGQGVADGTAVIMHGVEVGQVTQVSRVDGDRVRLDVELESAPTKGLTDGVGIDFRPANYFGVTGVNLIPADHGSPLDNGSLINVQTAGNLTLQTLLYRLGELTQNVVTPQLVSVMDRATRYTDALNPMFETMIQVSTAVADVQTVPTEQLLRNATAITVSLPSAMDAVLTLGHSYIWNASGVHFDPEQARAENPYLKYYDKLKLDYYNEASDTLATDPDKFIFGRFRAWFEGARLDLFSKMGDLEGSHTYDLFPLLDNVRVMADVVPRLVEPEDLGDKLGELRSRLERMYAGSGDQRALQVRIMLDQLPGVAAPMGIMLGEPQ, from the coding sequence ATGACAACGCTGCTCCGCGTCAGTGAGAAACGCCAGGACCGCATCTTCACCGCCATCGGCGCCGGGTTCGTCGCCGTCGTCGGCGTCGCCGCGCTGGTCTACACCATCGTGCTCAGCCCGTCCGGCAAGCCCGCCAAGGACACCATCGCGGTCGCCATCGAAACCCCGTTCGTCGGCCAGGGCGTCGCCGACGGCACCGCCGTGATCATGCACGGCGTCGAGGTCGGCCAAGTCACCCAGGTCTCTCGGGTCGACGGCGACCGGGTCCGCCTCGACGTCGAACTGGAGTCCGCGCCCACCAAGGGACTGACCGACGGCGTCGGCATCGACTTCCGGCCGGCCAACTACTTCGGCGTCACCGGCGTGAACCTGATCCCCGCCGACCACGGCTCACCCCTGGACAACGGGTCGCTGATCAACGTGCAGACCGCCGGCAACCTCACCCTGCAGACCCTGCTGTACCGCCTCGGCGAACTCACCCAGAACGTGGTCACCCCGCAGTTGGTCAGCGTGATGGACCGCGCCACCCGCTACACCGACGCGCTCAATCCCATGTTCGAGACCATGATTCAGGTGTCCACCGCGGTGGCCGACGTGCAGACCGTGCCCACCGAGCAGCTGCTGCGCAACGCCACCGCCATCACCGTCAGCCTGCCGTCGGCGATGGACGCGGTGCTGACCCTCGGACACAGCTACATCTGGAACGCCTCCGGTGTGCACTTCGACCCGGAGCAGGCGCGAGCCGAGAACCCGTACCTGAAGTACTACGACAAACTCAAACTCGACTACTACAACGAGGCCAGCGACACCCTGGCCACCGACCCGGACAAGTTCATCTTCGGCCGCTTCCGGGCCTGGTTCGAAGGCGCGCGGCTGGACCTGTTCTCCAAGATGGGCGACCTGGAGGGCTCACACACCTACGACCTGTTCCCGCTGCTGGACAACGTGCGGGTGATGGCCGACGTCGTCCCGCGCCTGGTGGAGCCCGAAGACCTCGGCGACAAACTCGGCGAGCTGCGCTCCCGGCTGGAGCGGATGTACGCCGGCTCCGGGGACCAGCGCGCGCTGCAGGTCCGCATCATGCTCGACCAGCTACCCGGTGTCGCGGCCCCGATGGGAATCATGCTGGGAGAACCGCAATGA